A genomic region of Candidatus Pseudomonas phytovorans contains the following coding sequences:
- a CDS encoding putative DNA binding domain-containing protein, whose protein sequence is MDISKARLDSLVSRLSEGLNVEIKTWIDPKADESIAKITKAVIALYNRNGGYLIIGFDNATLRPDLQGAPDDVKAAFHVDVIQGIVSKYSSISIEVQVAFVEREGLLHPVIAVPQGVTVPAAAKRDLLGQNGKPLVREDTVYFRTLGSNGTPSTSAIKASDWRDLLEICFDNREADIGRFLRRQLGNAGANIFSSALKSPTLEHRARSILQEGARARELSIEARQLDPSAQALLQKGSWEVGLVFDPPKDIEDSTKDFLAKVDSANPEYTGWPAWLVTSGFNNPLDRPYKLETAWESLVLGSSADKLDFYRMHARGQFYQSRILLDDLTTKVEPGTALDPRLAVYFVAEVIAVGLRFAEALDFDADAKLGFMFRWNGLRGRHIDHWLDNGFSSPRGATREDSIESYVEVPADTPASSIAPYVQRATSRLLGSFAGFELKPDAIEVEVNRLLKRK, encoded by the coding sequence ATGGACATTTCAAAGGCTCGACTCGACAGTTTGGTGAGCCGCCTTTCCGAGGGGCTGAACGTTGAGATCAAAACGTGGATTGATCCCAAGGCAGATGAAAGCATCGCCAAGATCACCAAAGCCGTTATAGCCCTGTACAACCGCAATGGCGGTTATTTGATCATAGGGTTCGACAACGCAACCCTGCGCCCAGATCTCCAAGGTGCTCCGGATGACGTGAAGGCAGCGTTTCACGTCGATGTAATCCAAGGCATCGTTTCAAAGTATTCGTCGATCTCAATCGAGGTACAGGTAGCGTTCGTTGAGCGTGAGGGATTGCTACACCCGGTGATAGCTGTACCTCAAGGAGTAACGGTACCTGCAGCTGCAAAGAGAGATCTGCTTGGCCAGAATGGCAAACCTTTAGTCCGAGAAGATACGGTCTACTTTCGTACGCTCGGTTCCAACGGTACGCCCAGCACCTCAGCAATCAAGGCATCGGATTGGCGCGACCTTCTCGAGATCTGCTTCGATAATCGAGAGGCTGATATTGGTCGATTTCTCAGACGCCAGCTGGGTAACGCGGGAGCCAATATCTTCAGTTCAGCGCTCAAAAGCCCAACCCTTGAACATCGCGCGCGGTCAATCCTTCAGGAGGGCGCACGTGCTCGCGAACTGTCAATCGAGGCACGCCAGCTGGATCCTTCTGCTCAAGCACTTTTGCAAAAGGGGAGTTGGGAGGTCGGCTTGGTTTTCGATCCGCCCAAGGACATCGAGGATTCCACCAAGGACTTCTTGGCAAAGGTTGACTCGGCTAACCCTGAGTACACCGGATGGCCTGCCTGGCTGGTGACTTCAGGTTTCAATAACCCACTTGATCGGCCCTACAAGCTGGAAACTGCATGGGAGTCCTTGGTTCTAGGTTCAAGCGCTGACAAGCTTGATTTCTATCGTATGCATGCACGCGGGCAGTTTTATCAATCTCGGATATTGCTGGACGATTTGACTACTAAGGTAGAGCCAGGTACTGCCCTAGATCCGCGCTTAGCAGTGTACTTTGTGGCCGAAGTCATCGCGGTGGGCCTTCGTTTCGCGGAAGCATTGGACTTCGACGCTGATGCCAAGCTTGGCTTCATGTTCCGCTGGAATGGCTTGCGCGGACGCCATATTGATCATTGGCTTGATAATGGCTTCTCTTCGCCTCGTGGGGCGACCCGTGAAGACTCCATCGAAAGCTATGTCGAGGTGCCGGCCGACACTCCCGCTAGCAGTATTGCTCCATACGTTCAGCGCGCTACCTCAAGGTTACTCGGAAGCTTTGCTGGTTTTGAGCTGAAACCCGATGCGATTGAGGTTGAGGTTAACCGGTTACTGAAACGTAAATGA